The following coding sequences lie in one Massilia sp. KIM genomic window:
- a CDS encoding SRPBCC family protein — MSTNTIELHRVLKSSPDRVYRAFTTPAAFAKWLPPYGFFATVHEADVRPGGSYRMSFTNLGTGHEEFFGGEYEELEPGKRLRYTAAFEDPSLPGRMRTTVVLREVFCGVEVRITQEGIPAVIPVEACYLGWQESLDQLAKLSEPDIRE, encoded by the coding sequence ATGTCGACCAATACCATCGAGCTGCACCGCGTCCTGAAGTCCAGCCCGGATCGCGTCTACCGCGCCTTCACCACCCCCGCCGCCTTCGCCAAGTGGCTGCCGCCCTACGGCTTTTTCGCCACCGTGCACGAGGCCGACGTGCGCCCCGGCGGCTCTTACCGCATGTCCTTCACCAACCTGGGCACGGGCCACGAGGAATTCTTCGGCGGCGAGTACGAGGAACTGGAGCCGGGCAAGCGGCTGCGCTACACCGCCGCCTTCGAGGATCCGAGCCTGCCCGGCCGGATGCGCACCACGGTCGTCCTGCGCGAGGTGTTCTGCGGGGTCGAGGTGCGCATCACCCAGGAGGGCATCCCGGCCGTGATCCCGGTCGAGGCCTGCTACCTGGGCTGGCAGGAATCGCTGGACCAGCTCGCCAAGCTGAGCGAGCCGGACATCAGGGAGTGA
- a CDS encoding cellulase family glycosylhydrolase encodes MRRLLHAFRPRHLALGLLAACAWTLAQAAPTPAFVTVKDARLVRHGAPYYIAGTNLWYGAWLGAPSAVGDRARLLKELDRLKSLGINNLRVLAVAEQTVMKSAVSPATTSKPGVYDENLLRGLDFLMAELGKRDMTAVIYLNNYWQWSGGMTQYLNWFTGVPAHDPNVSREYERYMNETAGFYTNEAAQREYRRVIAHVVKRVNTVTNKPYRDDPAILSWQLANEPRPGGAKSSAKQKAVYVKWIADSAAYIRSLDPNHLVSTGSEGLAGSARDEKLFFDAHRTPAVDYLTYHLWPRNWGWFDARRPAETWDGMMEKSLHYLNVHVDYAKALGKPIVLEEFGLDRDGASFDPKSPTTVRDRFYKEVFGLVQRRAEAGDPVMGWNFWAWNGAGRAANADYWWKPGNDLMGDPPQEEQGMYGVFDSDASTLAVIADHARRLQALSKKPVTP; translated from the coding sequence ATGAGACGCCTGCTCCACGCCTTCCGCCCCCGCCATCTTGCCCTGGGCCTGCTCGCCGCCTGCGCCTGGACCCTGGCCCAGGCCGCGCCGACGCCGGCCTTCGTCACCGTCAAGGACGCCCGCCTGGTGCGCCACGGCGCCCCCTACTACATCGCCGGCACCAATCTCTGGTACGGCGCCTGGCTGGGCGCCCCATCCGCCGTCGGCGACCGCGCGCGCCTGCTGAAGGAACTGGACCGGCTCAAGTCGCTCGGCATCAACAACCTGCGCGTGCTGGCCGTGGCCGAGCAGACCGTCATGAAGAGCGCGGTCAGCCCCGCCACCACCAGCAAGCCCGGCGTCTACGACGAGAACCTGCTGCGCGGCCTCGACTTCCTGATGGCCGAACTCGGCAAGCGCGACATGACGGCCGTGATCTACCTGAACAATTACTGGCAGTGGTCGGGCGGCATGACCCAGTACCTCAACTGGTTCACCGGCGTGCCGGCCCACGATCCCAATGTCAGCCGCGAGTACGAGCGCTACATGAACGAGACCGCGGGCTTCTACACCAACGAGGCCGCCCAGCGCGAATACCGGCGCGTGATTGCCCATGTGGTCAAGCGCGTCAACACGGTCACCAACAAGCCTTACCGCGACGACCCGGCGATCCTGTCCTGGCAGCTGGCCAACGAACCGCGACCGGGCGGGGCCAAGTCCAGCGCGAAGCAGAAGGCGGTGTACGTGAAGTGGATCGCGGACTCGGCCGCCTACATCCGCTCGCTCGACCCCAATCACCTGGTGAGCACCGGCAGCGAAGGCCTGGCCGGGTCGGCGCGCGACGAGAAACTCTTCTTTGACGCGCACCGCACGCCGGCGGTCGACTACCTGACCTACCACCTGTGGCCGAGGAACTGGGGCTGGTTCGACGCCAGGCGCCCGGCCGAGACCTGGGACGGCATGATGGAAAAGAGCCTGCACTACTTGAACGTGCACGTCGACTACGCCAAGGCCCTGGGTAAACCCATCGTGCTGGAAGAATTCGGCCTCGACCGCGACGGCGCCTCCTTCGACCCGAAATCGCCGACCACGGTGCGCGATCGCTTCTACAAGGAGGTGTTCGGCCTGGTGCAGCGGCGCGCCGAGGCCGGCGACCCGGTGATGGGCTGGAACTTCTGGGCCTGGAACGGGGCAGGGCGGGCCGCCAATGCCGATTACTGGTGGAAGCCGGGCAACGACCTGATGGGCGATCCGCCCCAGGAAGAGCAGGGCATGTATGGCGTGTTCGACAGCGACGCCTCGACGCTCGCGGTGATCGCGGACCACGCGCGGCGCCTGCAGGCGCTGTCGAAGAAGCCGGTCACTCCCTGA
- a CDS encoding GNAT family N-acetyltransferase — MWDNPLRRWLQGLRGKKGQPTVLVKELAERDRRRILRHFLALDPSDRLLRFGSMIPDEQIKAYVAKIDFSRDIVFGVLSNVFQLVGVGHLAFSSADSKGPHKTTTKERVAEFGVSVSASARGQGVGTRLFQRAATHCRNSDIDTLYMQCLSSNQTMMHIAKKAGMRIKREYGEADAYLQLPPPSPGSVMAEALEEQFAVIDYTVKANARAAAKWFSPKK, encoded by the coding sequence ATGTGGGACAATCCGTTGCGCCGCTGGCTGCAGGGCTTGCGCGGCAAGAAGGGCCAGCCCACCGTGCTGGTCAAGGAACTCGCCGAGCGCGACCGCCGGCGCATCCTGCGCCATTTCCTGGCGCTGGACCCCAGCGACCGCCTGCTGCGCTTCGGCAGCATGATCCCGGACGAGCAGATCAAGGCCTATGTGGCGAAGATCGACTTTTCGCGCGACATCGTGTTCGGGGTGCTGAGCAACGTGTTTCAGCTGGTCGGCGTCGGCCACCTGGCCTTCTCCAGCGCCGACTCGAAGGGGCCGCACAAGACCACGACCAAGGAGCGGGTGGCCGAATTCGGCGTGTCGGTCTCGGCATCGGCGCGCGGCCAGGGCGTGGGCACCCGTCTTTTCCAGCGCGCCGCCACCCACTGCCGCAATTCCGACATCGACACCCTCTACATGCAGTGCCTGTCCTCGAACCAGACCATGATGCACATCGCGAAGAAGGCGGGGATGCGGATCAAGCGCGAGTACGGCGAAGCCGACGCCTACCTGCAGTTGCCGCCGCCCAGCCCCGGCAGCGTGATGGCCGAAGCGCTGGAAGAGCAGTTCGCCGTCATCGACTACACCGTCAAGGCCAACGCCCGCGCCGCCGCCAAGTGGTTCTCGCCCAAGAAGTGA
- a CDS encoding DAHL domain-containing protein: protein MSGVLARRAASLSPRRRLLLAGAAVLVLSLLLVFLFIRTEAVDPEVRTRVTLNLRELEKLDAEWDANILRAHIGRAPADPALTASLPRMHDLMERLGEALPLTPGAEAPAAYASLRRALRDKEQLVTQFARHNPPLREALQHVPPAVADLKTELSGIEGALAPARIVVRLDTTLNSLLTEILRYNLAPTPALATHIDEILGDVAAQQIAFSPAVVEKMDALIKSCRVILEKRPLENRLEAQIAATGLGAALDRLGREYDRSFDTVLLERQRYRGYLFAYSAVLLVLLAYAGWRLRRSYRIIGEVNYRLQAANETLEQRVAERTAELEAQSRQLERLAQHDSLTGLINYRQLTRLLERALARSDRRDSVVVVMFIDLDGFKAVNDTWGHATGDLVLQMVARRVQDKLRAEDALARLGGDEFVIMLEEVTTREGALRVARLALEQIESITEADGHPVKISASIGIASARGQAGAARGQAALLADADKAMYEAKQSGKGTFVVSPQAQWLTPS, encoded by the coding sequence ATGTCTGGCGTGCTGGCGCGGCGCGCAGCGAGCCTGAGTCCGCGTCGCCGCCTGCTGCTGGCCGGGGCGGCGGTGCTGGTCCTGAGCCTGCTGCTGGTCTTCCTGTTCATCCGGACCGAGGCGGTCGATCCGGAGGTGCGCACCCGCGTCACCCTCAACCTGCGCGAGCTGGAAAAGCTTGACGCCGAATGGGACGCCAACATCCTGCGCGCCCACATCGGGCGCGCGCCCGCAGACCCGGCCCTGACCGCCAGCCTGCCGCGCATGCACGACCTGATGGAGCGCCTGGGCGAGGCCTTGCCGCTCACGCCCGGCGCGGAGGCGCCGGCCGCCTACGCCAGCCTGCGGCGCGCGCTGCGCGACAAGGAGCAGCTGGTGACCCAGTTCGCGCGCCACAACCCGCCGCTGCGCGAAGCCCTGCAGCACGTGCCGCCGGCGGTGGCCGACCTCAAGACCGAATTGAGCGGCATCGAAGGCGCGCTGGCGCCGGCTCGCATCGTGGTGCGCCTGGACACCACCCTCAATTCGCTGCTCACCGAGATCCTGCGCTACAACCTGGCGCCGACCCCGGCCCTGGCCACCCACATCGACGAGATCCTGGGCGACGTCGCGGCCCAGCAGATCGCCTTCTCGCCCGCCGTGGTCGAGAAGATGGACGCCCTGATCAAGAGCTGCCGCGTGATCCTGGAAAAGCGTCCGCTGGAAAACCGCCTCGAAGCCCAGATCGCGGCCACGGGCCTGGGCGCCGCCCTCGACCGCCTGGGGCGCGAGTACGACCGCTCATTCGACACCGTGCTGCTGGAACGCCAGCGCTACCGCGGCTACCTGTTCGCCTATTCGGCGGTGCTGCTGGTGCTGCTGGCCTATGCCGGCTGGCGCCTGCGGCGCAGCTACCGCATCATCGGCGAGGTCAATTACCGCCTGCAGGCCGCCAACGAAACCCTGGAGCAGCGCGTGGCCGAGCGCACCGCCGAACTCGAAGCGCAATCCCGGCAGCTCGAGCGCCTGGCCCAGCACGACAGCCTGACCGGCCTGATCAACTACCGCCAGCTTACCCGCCTGCTGGAGCGCGCGCTGGCGCGCAGCGACCGCCGCGACAGCGTGGTGGTGGTGATGTTCATCGACCTGGACGGCTTCAAGGCCGTCAACGACACCTGGGGCCACGCGACCGGCGACTTGGTGCTGCAGATGGTGGCGCGCCGGGTCCAGGACAAGCTGCGCGCCGAGGACGCGCTGGCGCGCCTGGGCGGCGACGAATTCGTGATCATGCTGGAAGAAGTCACCACCCGGGAGGGCGCGCTGCGGGTGGCGCGCCTGGCGCTGGAGCAGATCGAGTCGATCACCGAGGCCGACGGCCATCCGGTCAAGATCTCGGCCAGCATCGGCATCGCCAGCGCGCGCGGCCAGGCCGGCGCGGCGCGCGGCCAGGCGGCCCTGCTGGCCGACGCCGACAAGGCCATGTACGAGGCCAAGCAGTCGGGCAAGGGGACCTTCGTGGTCAGCCCGCAGGCCCAGTGGCTGACGCCGAGCTAG
- a CDS encoding multifunctional CCA tRNA nucleotidyl transferase/2'3'-cyclic phosphodiesterase/2'nucleotidase/phosphatase → MRSYVVGGAVRDQLLGLPVQDRDHVVVGATPEQMLAAGFRPVGKDFPVFLHPETQEEYALARTERKTARGYHGFAFHAAPDVTLEQDLVRRDLTINAMALGEDGELVDPYGGRQDLRERVFRHVSDAFAEDPVRILRLARFAARLPDFSVADSTLALMRRMVEEGEADALVPERVWQELARGLMEKRPSRMFEVLRACGALARILPELDALWERPAPEDGDAGERVLRLVDAAAGRGLPLALRFAVLVHELGPGLAPIQQLCKRLRVPNDCRDLALMTARERDILAVGRAADPEAVVALFERCDAFRKPERFAEMLLAATTIAQAGGAQQDPSRPAGPSCAEDVRLLQALGAARAVNAGEIAARLAGRREQIPEAVRAARIEAVRGALDLAS, encoded by the coding sequence ATGCGCAGCTACGTCGTCGGCGGCGCCGTCCGCGACCAGCTGCTGGGCTTGCCGGTCCAGGACCGCGACCACGTGGTGGTCGGCGCCACCCCCGAGCAGATGCTGGCGGCGGGCTTCCGCCCGGTCGGCAAGGATTTCCCGGTCTTCCTCCATCCCGAGACCCAGGAGGAATACGCGCTGGCGCGCACCGAGCGCAAGACCGCCCGGGGTTACCACGGCTTCGCCTTCCACGCCGCGCCCGACGTCACCCTCGAACAGGACCTGGTGCGGCGCGACCTGACCATCAACGCCATGGCGCTGGGTGAGGACGGCGAGCTGGTCGACCCCTATGGCGGCCGCCAGGACCTGCGCGAACGCGTGTTCCGCCACGTCTCCGACGCCTTCGCCGAGGACCCGGTGCGCATCCTGCGCCTGGCGCGCTTCGCCGCGCGCCTGCCCGACTTCAGCGTGGCCGACAGCACCCTGGCCCTGATGCGGCGCATGGTGGAAGAGGGCGAGGCCGACGCCCTGGTGCCCGAGCGCGTGTGGCAGGAACTGGCGCGCGGCCTGATGGAAAAGCGGCCCTCGCGCATGTTCGAGGTGCTGCGGGCCTGCGGCGCCCTGGCGCGCATCCTGCCCGAACTCGATGCCTTGTGGGAGCGTCCTGCGCCTGAAGACGGCGACGCCGGCGAGCGCGTGCTGCGGCTGGTCGACGCCGCCGCCGGCCGCGGCCTCCCGCTCGCGCTGCGCTTCGCCGTCCTGGTGCACGAACTGGGCCCGGGTCTGGCGCCGATCCAGCAGCTCTGCAAGCGCCTGCGCGTGCCCAACGACTGCCGCGACCTGGCATTGATGACCGCGCGCGAGCGCGACATTCTGGCCGTGGGGCGGGCGGCGGATCCGGAGGCCGTGGTCGCCCTGTTCGAGCGCTGCGACGCCTTCCGCAAGCCGGAGCGCTTCGCCGAGATGCTGCTGGCGGCCACCACCATCGCGCAGGCAGGCGGCGCGCAGCAGGACCCCTCCCGTCCCGCCGGCCCGTCCTGCGCGGAGGACGTGCGCCTGCTGCAGGCCCTGGGCGCGGCGCGCGCCGTGAACGCCGGCGAGATCGCCGCGCGCCTGGCCGGGCGGCGCGAACAGATCCCGGAAGCAGTCCGCGCCGCCCGCATCGAGGCCGTGCGCGGCGCGCTGGACCTGGCTTCCTGA
- a CDS encoding glutathione S-transferase family protein produces MQTIELDPTLSHTLAQARQPGLTLVIGNKNLSSWSMRPWVAAVAFGIPFTEIKVLLDRPDTASNIAHYSHAGRVPVLLAGEMTIWDSLAIIEYLAEQFPDKHMWPQDVAARALARSIVAEMHSGFAELRRAMPMNIQARLPGHGRTPGCQADIGRVCEIWEDCLARFGHHHFLFGEFSIADAYYAPVVTRFKTYGVALAPALQAYCERVLAHPAVARWVDEAMREEDPTTLRDSDLPG; encoded by the coding sequence ATGCAGACCATCGAACTCGACCCGACCCTTTCGCACACCCTGGCCCAGGCCCGCCAGCCGGGCCTGACCCTCGTCATCGGCAACAAGAATCTCTCCTCCTGGTCGATGCGGCCCTGGGTCGCGGCGGTCGCGTTCGGCATCCCCTTCACCGAGATCAAGGTCCTGCTCGACCGTCCCGACACCGCCAGCAACATCGCGCACTACTCGCACGCCGGCCGGGTGCCGGTGCTGCTGGCCGGCGAGATGACGATCTGGGACAGCCTGGCCATCATCGAATACCTGGCCGAGCAGTTCCCCGACAAGCACATGTGGCCCCAGGACGTGGCCGCGCGCGCGCTGGCGCGCTCGATCGTGGCCGAGATGCATTCCGGCTTCGCCGAACTGCGCCGCGCCATGCCGATGAACATCCAGGCCCGCCTGCCGGGCCACGGCCGCACCCCGGGCTGCCAGGCCGACATCGGCCGCGTCTGCGAAATATGGGAAGACTGCCTGGCGCGCTTCGGCCACCACCACTTCCTGTTCGGCGAGTTCTCGATCGCCGACGCCTACTACGCGCCGGTGGTCACCCGCTTCAAGACCTACGGGGTGGCCTTGGCGCCTGCCTTGCAGGCCTATTGCGAGCGTGTGCTGGCCCACCCGGCGGTGGCGCGCTGGGTCGACGAGGCCATGCGCGAGGAAGACCCGACCACGCTGCGCGATTCCGATCTGCCGGGCTGA
- a CDS encoding complex I NDUFA9 subunit family protein: MRSTNITVIGATGFIGCHLVARLAEEGANVLVPARHYERAKHLALLPGVDLRLADIHDDEVLRSLVRGRDAVINLVGILHGGRSQPYGEGFRRLHVELPRRIVAACRAEGVPRYLHMSALGASPAGTSAYQRSKGDGEAAARSAPEVAPTIFRPSVVFGPGDHFLTMFAALQRHLPLVPLAAPTARFQPVYVGDVVEAFVRALNQPRTRGAEIELGGPAVFILADLVRLAGRYAGVERPVLGLPDWMARLQATLFELLPGEPIISRDNLDSMKVDNVVDPATKALTAETLGIKLTSVEDAAPHYLVPADRMDAFRARAGR, from the coding sequence ATGCGCTCCACGAACATCACGGTGATCGGCGCGACCGGCTTCATCGGCTGCCACCTGGTGGCGCGGCTGGCCGAGGAGGGCGCCAATGTGCTGGTGCCGGCGCGCCACTACGAACGCGCCAAGCACCTGGCCCTCCTGCCCGGGGTCGACTTGCGCCTGGCCGACATCCACGACGACGAGGTCCTGCGCAGCCTGGTGCGCGGGCGCGACGCCGTCATCAACCTGGTCGGCATCCTGCACGGCGGCCGCAGCCAGCCCTATGGCGAGGGCTTCCGCCGCCTCCACGTCGAGCTGCCGCGCCGCATCGTCGCCGCCTGCCGCGCCGAGGGCGTGCCGCGCTACCTGCACATGAGCGCCCTGGGCGCGAGCCCGGCGGGCACCTCGGCCTACCAGCGCTCCAAGGGCGACGGCGAGGCCGCCGCCCGCAGCGCGCCCGAGGTCGCGCCCACGATTTTCCGGCCCTCCGTGGTGTTCGGTCCTGGCGACCATTTCCTCACCATGTTCGCCGCCCTCCAGCGCCACCTGCCGCTGGTGCCGCTGGCCGCGCCCACGGCGCGCTTCCAGCCGGTCTACGTGGGCGACGTCGTCGAGGCCTTCGTGCGCGCCCTGAACCAGCCGCGCACGCGCGGCGCCGAGATCGAACTGGGCGGGCCCGCCGTCTTCATCCTGGCCGACCTGGTGCGCCTGGCCGGGCGCTACGCCGGCGTCGAGCGGCCCGTGCTCGGCCTGCCGGACTGGATGGCGCGCCTGCAGGCGACCCTGTTCGAGCTGCTGCCCGGCGAGCCCATCATCAGCCGCGACAACCTCGACTCCATGAAGGTCGACAACGTGGTCGATCCGGCAACGAAAGCCTTGACAGCGGAGACGCTGGGAATCAAGCTCACGTCGGTCGAGGACGCCGCACCGCACTACCTCGTGCCCGCCGACCGCATGGACGCCTTCCGCGCCCGCGCCGGCCGCTAA
- a CDS encoding lytic transglycosylase domain-containing protein: protein MPAPAAAAAPAPDARTQNARTPDARIPDVRIPAPSNNGPVVNGNGPANGSPPAPAVQPARIPDARSEDDNLFLQLRDAARQNDAVRVNTLAPRLANYPLASHVDYYRLRLRLREAAPEEVREALRRHEGSAAADQLRAEWLLELGRRRDFAAFEQEAGTLTQNGSLQIRCYGLLARASRGEAVAQEARALLGNPPAYGEACASLIAQLAQNGQFSQADLLWQLRLAGEMNATGPARRAAVLLGVPEARAAQAVDVPAVAMARGIGATRAEREIYLVALGRMARTSLKLAMVALEKNSDRLSNEERAIGWANLALAASIAQDQEAGDYWRRANGVPLTNEQMQWKTRIALRNGDWKLVRATIEAMPAGLKADPAWVYWLGRAHKAEGQSDAARALFERIAAQSTFYGQLALDELGRMVTAPPPVAPVTVAELAEASANPSLQRALRFYGLRLRAEGNREWNWGLRGMSERQLLAAAELARRNELLDRMVETSLRTRTELDYAQRFPAPHLDILRPTAQGLGLDKAWVYGLIRQESRFIQDARSGVGASGLMQVMPSTGKWVAAKIGLDNFVHDMLNDIRTNITLGANYMNMVLQNFDGNEILATAAYNAGPGRARAWRGRLEAPMEGAIFVETIPFSETRSYVRNVLANATNYAAVFDGRPQSIRTRVTTVSPRGGNGSILP from the coding sequence GTGCCTGCGCCTGCCGCAGCTGCTGCACCTGCGCCGGATGCCCGTACGCAGAACGCCCGCACTCCGGACGCCCGTATTCCGGACGTCCGTATCCCGGCCCCCAGCAACAACGGACCTGTCGTCAATGGCAACGGCCCCGCCAACGGCAGCCCACCGGCGCCGGCCGTCCAGCCGGCCCGCATCCCCGATGCCCGCAGCGAGGACGACAACCTGTTCCTGCAATTGCGCGATGCCGCGCGCCAGAACGATGCCGTGCGCGTCAATACGCTGGCGCCGCGCCTGGCGAACTATCCGCTGGCCTCGCATGTCGACTATTATCGCCTGAGACTGCGTCTGCGCGAGGCCGCACCGGAGGAAGTCCGCGAGGCGCTGCGCCGTCACGAGGGCAGCGCGGCCGCCGACCAGTTGCGCGCCGAATGGCTGCTCGAGCTGGGCCGGCGCCGCGACTTCGCCGCCTTCGAGCAGGAAGCCGGCACGCTCACCCAGAACGGCAGCCTGCAGATCCGCTGCTACGGCCTGCTGGCCCGCGCCAGCCGGGGCGAAGCCGTGGCCCAGGAAGCGCGCGCCCTGCTGGGAAATCCGCCGGCCTACGGCGAAGCCTGCGCCTCTCTCATCGCCCAGCTCGCGCAGAACGGCCAGTTCAGCCAGGCCGACCTGCTGTGGCAGCTGCGCCTGGCGGGCGAGATGAACGCCACCGGTCCGGCGCGCCGCGCCGCCGTGCTGCTGGGCGTCCCGGAAGCGCGCGCCGCCCAGGCGGTCGACGTGCCGGCCGTGGCCATGGCGCGCGGCATCGGCGCCACCCGCGCCGAGCGCGAGATCTACCTGGTGGCGCTGGGCCGCATGGCGCGCACCAGCCTCAAACTGGCGATGGTGGCGCTGGAGAAGAACAGCGACCGGCTCTCGAACGAGGAGCGCGCGATCGGCTGGGCCAACCTGGCCCTGGCCGCGTCCATCGCCCAGGACCAGGAGGCCGGCGATTACTGGCGGCGCGCCAACGGCGTGCCGCTGACGAACGAGCAGATGCAGTGGAAGACCCGCATCGCGCTGCGCAATGGCGACTGGAAGCTGGTGCGCGCCACCATCGAGGCCATGCCGGCCGGGCTCAAGGCCGACCCGGCCTGGGTCTACTGGCTGGGCCGGGCCCACAAGGCCGAGGGCCAGTCCGATGCCGCGCGCGCGCTGTTCGAGCGCATCGCGGCGCAGTCGACTTTCTATGGCCAGCTGGCGCTCGATGAGCTGGGCCGCATGGTCACGGCGCCGCCGCCGGTGGCGCCGGTCACGGTCGCCGAGCTGGCCGAGGCCAGCGCCAATCCGAGCCTGCAGCGCGCGCTGCGCTTCTATGGCTTGCGCCTGCGCGCGGAAGGCAACCGCGAATGGAACTGGGGCTTGCGCGGCATGTCTGAACGTCAGCTGCTGGCCGCCGCCGAGCTGGCGCGCCGTAACGAGCTGCTCGACCGCATGGTCGAGACCTCGCTGCGCACGCGCACCGAACTCGACTACGCCCAGCGCTTCCCGGCGCCCCATCTCGACATCCTGCGCCCCACGGCCCAGGGCCTGGGCCTGGACAAGGCCTGGGTGTACGGCCTGATCCGCCAGGAATCGCGCTTCATCCAGGATGCGCGCTCCGGGGTCGGCGCTTCGGGCCTGATGCAGGTGATGCCGTCCACCGGCAAGTGGGTGGCGGCAAAGATTGGCCTGGACAACTTTGTGCACGACATGCTGAACGACATCCGCACCAACATCACGCTGGGAGCGAACTACATGAACATGGTGCTGCAAAATTTCGACGGCAACGAGATCCTCGCCACCGCCGCCTACAACGCCGGACCGGGCCGCGCGCGCGCCTGGCGCGGCCGCCTCGAGGCGCCGATGGAGGGCGCGATCTTCGTCGAAACCATTCCGTTTTCCGAAACGCGCAGCTATGTGCGCAACGTGCTGGCCAACGCCACCAACTACGCCGCCGTGTTCGATGGCCGGCCGCAGTCGATCCGCACGCGCGTCACCACCGTGAGCCCGCGCGGCGGCAACGGCTCCATCCTGCCCTGA
- a CDS encoding 5-formyltetrahydrofolate cyclo-ligase — protein sequence MRAALKARRRALDPTVKRDWDQRIGAQVLAWARAQQPAMLGVYWPLAGEPDLHPAYAELAQAGVRLALPVVVARGAALGFAEWLPGEPTVCDAMGVTVPAALRMVERPPALLVPCLGFNAQGYRLGYGGGFYDRTLAAAPRPLTLGIAYAFQRVAFEGAAHDVPLDRVLTEAG from the coding sequence ATGCGCGCCGCGCTCAAGGCGCGCCGCCGCGCCCTCGATCCGACCGTGAAACGCGACTGGGACCAGCGCATCGGCGCCCAGGTGCTGGCCTGGGCGCGCGCGCAGCAGCCTGCCATGCTGGGAGTCTACTGGCCGCTGGCGGGCGAGCCGGATCTGCATCCAGCCTACGCGGAATTGGCGCAGGCGGGCGTACGGCTGGCGCTGCCGGTGGTGGTGGCGCGCGGCGCGGCGCTCGGCTTCGCCGAATGGCTGCCGGGGGAACCGACCGTGTGCGACGCCATGGGAGTAACGGTGCCGGCCGCGCTGCGCATGGTGGAGCGGCCGCCCGCGCTGCTGGTGCCCTGCCTGGGCTTCAATGCGCAAGGCTACCGGCTGGGCTACGGGGGCGGTTTCTACGACCGCACCCTGGCTGCGGCGCCGCGGCCGCTGACCCTGGGGATCGCCTACGCCTTCCAGCGCGTGGCCTTCGAGGGAGCGGCCCACGACGTGCCGCTGGACCGGGTGCTGACCGAAGCGGGCTGA
- the metF gene encoding methylenetetrahydrofolate reductase [NAD(P)H], with protein METPNFSIEFFPPKTPEGAEKLRATRQKLAELQPKYFSVTFGAGGSTQAGTLQTVLEIKGEGHEAAPHLSCIGGDRASIGAILKQFQEHGIRRLVALRGDLPSGYGGAGEFRYANELVEFIRQETGDWFHIEVAAYPEMHPQARSPQDDLQNFARKVKAGANAAITQYFYNADAYFTFVDNARKLGVDVPIVPGIMPITNYTQLMRFSDMCGAEIPRWVRLKLASFGDDSASIKAFGLDVVTALAERLLAGGAPGLHFYSMNQALATTAIWQRLVK; from the coding sequence ATGGAAACTCCTAATTTCAGTATCGAGTTCTTCCCGCCCAAGACGCCTGAAGGCGCGGAAAAACTGCGGGCCACGCGCCAGAAACTGGCCGAGCTGCAGCCCAAGTATTTTTCGGTGACCTTCGGCGCCGGTGGCAGCACCCAGGCCGGCACCCTGCAGACCGTGCTCGAGATCAAGGGTGAAGGCCACGAGGCCGCGCCCCACCTGTCCTGCATCGGCGGCGACCGCGCCTCGATCGGCGCCATCCTCAAGCAGTTCCAGGAACACGGCATTCGCCGCCTGGTGGCGCTGCGCGGCGACCTGCCGAGCGGCTACGGCGGCGCCGGCGAATTCCGCTATGCCAACGAGCTGGTCGAATTCATCCGCCAGGAAACCGGCGACTGGTTCCACATCGAGGTCGCGGCCTATCCCGAGATGCACCCTCAGGCCCGCTCGCCCCAGGACGACCTGCAGAACTTCGCGCGCAAGGTCAAGGCCGGCGCCAACGCCGCCATCACCCAGTACTTCTACAATGCCGACGCCTATTTCACCTTCGTCGACAATGCGCGCAAGCTGGGCGTGGACGTGCCTATCGTGCCGGGCATCATGCCGATCACGAACTATACCCAGCTGATGCGCTTCTCCGACATGTGCGGCGCCGAGATCCCGCGCTGGGTGCGCCTGAAGCTGGCCAGCTTCGGCGACGACTCCGCCTCGATCAAGGCCTTCGGCCTGGACGTGGTGACCGCGCTCGCCGAGCGCCTGCTTGCCGGCGGCGCGCCGGGCCTGCACTTCTACAGCATGAACCAGGCGCTGGCCACCACCGCCATCTGGCAGCGGCTGGTCAAGTAA
- a CDS encoding phage holin family protein produces MRLLITWLINAVALMVLPYLMHSVSVSNFTTAIIAALILGLVNTLIRPLLVLLTLPVTLVSMGLFILVINAFLFWMVAYFIEGFEVDGFWSAFLAAILYSIISWALSTLLLKDNDGNS; encoded by the coding sequence ATGCGCCTGCTCATTACCTGGTTGATCAATGCCGTCGCTCTGATGGTCTTGCCCTACCTGATGCATTCCGTCTCCGTCTCCAACTTCACGACCGCTATCATCGCGGCCCTCATCCTCGGGCTGGTCAATACCCTGATCCGCCCGCTGCTGGTCCTGCTGACCCTGCCGGTGACCCTGGTGTCGATGGGCCTGTTCATCCTGGTGATCAACGCCTTCCTGTTCTGGATGGTGGCCTACTTCATCGAAGGCTTCGAAGTGGATGGCTTCTGGTCGGCCTTCCTGGCAGCGATCTTGTACAGCATCATTTCGTGGGCGCTTTCCACCTTGCTCCTCAAAGATAACGATGGAAACTCCTAA